One region of Flavobacterium sp. GSB-24 genomic DNA includes:
- a CDS encoding LuxR C-terminal-related transcriptional regulator — MRSIKDDLSKQLLEQKNSHSLHPTQDLKAFQKIAQNFANLENGIAVLSDLYNNKSYIYSGKITDELGIFKKDQVQEIESIWEDELFGKLNSDDVLQKYLLELHFFQFIKTVSIEERKDFCITSKLRMNDETSGKSLVHKMFYFSNQYEDVELALCLYNFDFSLALQYEGAIMNTANGNIVEENITSNTSFLSAREKEILKMLQKGKQSKEIASLLFISINTVSRHRQNILEKMKVNNTAEACTLAAKLKWI; from the coding sequence ATGAGAAGCATAAAAGATGATTTGAGCAAACAGCTTTTGGAGCAAAAAAACTCGCATAGCTTACATCCTACACAAGATTTAAAAGCATTTCAAAAAATTGCGCAGAATTTTGCTAATTTAGAAAACGGCATTGCGGTGCTAAGCGATTTATATAATAACAAAAGTTATATCTATTCTGGTAAAATTACCGATGAACTAGGAATTTTTAAGAAAGATCAAGTCCAGGAAATAGAAAGTATATGGGAAGATGAACTTTTTGGCAAATTGAATTCTGACGATGTATTGCAAAAATATCTTTTGGAACTCCATTTTTTTCAGTTTATAAAAACGGTTTCTATTGAGGAAAGAAAGGACTTTTGTATCACTAGCAAACTGAGAATGAATGATGAAACGTCTGGAAAGTCTCTCGTGCACAAAATGTTTTATTTTTCAAATCAATATGAAGATGTAGAATTGGCTCTTTGTCTTTATAATTTTGATTTTTCTCTAGCTCTTCAATATGAAGGAGCCATTATGAATACTGCAAACGGAAATATTGTGGAGGAAAATATAACTAGCAATACCTCTTTTCTTTCGGCTAGGGAAAAAGAAATTCTAAAAATGCTCCAAAAAGGAAAACAAAGTAAAGAAATTGCTTCTCTTTTATTTATAAGTATTAATACTGTAAGCCGCCATAGGCAAAACATTCTGGAAAAAATGAAAGTCAACAATACTGCTGAGGCATGTACGCTTGCTGCAAAACTGAAGTGGATATAG
- a CDS encoding histone H1, producing the protein MKDLLVKINAEIDTFKAEAESLTEKGIKAAGPRARKATLEIEKLLKEFRKVSIEESKK; encoded by the coding sequence ATGAAAGATTTATTAGTAAAAATCAACGCCGAAATTGACACATTTAAAGCAGAAGCTGAATCTTTAACTGAAAAAGGAATTAAAGCAGCAGGTCCAAGAGCACGTAAAGCGACTTTAGAAATTGAAAAACTTTTAAAAGAGTTCAGAAAAGTTTCTATCGAAGAATCAAAAAAATAA
- a CDS encoding glycosyl hydrolase family 28 protein, with amino-acid sequence MRNNLLMLFIIGVFNFSFSQQQTENFPDGTPIANWFKEHQKLKLENLGKQYVITNFGVKNDSTLLQTKTIQAVIDKASENGGGVIVIPQGVFLSGALFFKPKTVLHLAKDAVLKGSDTIADYPIMPSRMEGQNLDYFPALINAYGVDYFSISGEGTINGNGKKFWEAFWKRRSENPDCTNLEVSRPRLVFVWNSNNVQFQEVKMVNSGFWTNHFYKCKNVKLLGLHVFSPHIGIKAPSTDAVDLDVCENVLIKDCYMSVNDDAVALKGGKGPYPDQDKNNGPNKNIIIEDCTFGFCHSALTNGSEAIHNRNVIFRNSKIDGASRLLWLKMRPDTPQRYEYILVENIKGEAETGLAIFAWRQFYDLKSRADIPLSYGDHITLRNIDLKCSNFYGVEKDPNVRLTNFKFENLNIETVKTKFDKSIIDGVILKNVYINKMLTE; translated from the coding sequence ATGAGAAATAATCTTTTAATGCTATTTATTATAGGAGTATTTAATTTCTCTTTTTCACAGCAGCAAACAGAAAATTTTCCTGATGGAACTCCAATAGCTAACTGGTTTAAAGAACATCAAAAATTAAAGCTTGAAAATTTAGGAAAGCAATATGTAATTACAAATTTTGGAGTTAAAAACGATAGTACTTTACTTCAAACCAAAACTATACAAGCTGTTATCGATAAAGCATCGGAGAACGGAGGCGGCGTGATTGTGATTCCGCAAGGTGTGTTTTTAAGCGGTGCTTTATTTTTTAAACCAAAAACAGTTTTGCATTTGGCAAAAGACGCAGTTTTAAAAGGTTCTGATACTATCGCAGATTATCCAATAATGCCCTCGCGTATGGAAGGACAGAACTTAGATTATTTTCCTGCTTTGATTAATGCCTATGGAGTGGATTATTTTTCTATTTCTGGCGAAGGCACAATAAACGGAAACGGAAAAAAGTTTTGGGAAGCTTTTTGGAAAAGACGCAGTGAAAATCCAGATTGTACTAATCTTGAGGTTTCAAGGCCAAGATTGGTTTTTGTTTGGAACTCTAATAATGTACAGTTTCAAGAGGTAAAAATGGTCAATTCTGGTTTTTGGACGAATCATTTTTATAAATGTAAGAATGTAAAACTGCTCGGACTTCATGTTTTTTCACCGCACATTGGCATCAAAGCGCCAAGTACAGATGCCGTCGATCTCGATGTTTGCGAAAATGTTTTGATAAAAGACTGCTACATGTCTGTTAATGATGATGCAGTTGCTTTAAAAGGCGGTAAAGGACCTTATCCGGATCAAGATAAAAATAACGGACCAAACAAAAATATTATAATTGAAGACTGTACTTTTGGGTTTTGTCATTCGGCTTTGACAAATGGGAGTGAAGCGATTCATAACCGTAATGTTATATTTCGGAACAGTAAAATCGATGGAGCTTCAAGATTGCTTTGGCTAAAAATGCGCCCAGACACTCCACAGCGGTATGAATACATTTTGGTTGAAAATATAAAAGGTGAAGCCGAAACTGGTTTGGCAATTTTTGCTTGGCGACAATTTTATGATTTAAAAAGTCGTGCAGATATTCCTTTGTCTTATGGCGATCATATTACTTTGAGAAACATTGATCTTAAGTGCAGTAATTTTTACGGAGTAGAAAAAGATCCCAATGTTCGCTTGACTAATTTTAAATTTGAAAATTTAAATATAGAAACTGTAAAAACTAAGTTTGATAAAAGCATTATCGACGGTGTTATTTTAAAAAATGTATACATCAATAAGATGTTGACCGAGTAA
- a CDS encoding rhamnogalacturonan acetylesterase, whose translation MKKYILLTFLITTFCFAQKTAVYCIGDSTMANKKDPERNPEHGWAQVLQQFFNDNIVVINKAVNGRSTKSFINEKRWDSIYKKLKKGDYVLIEFGHNDEKIEDSLRYTNPHTSYRYNLIRFVQESREKGAIPILLTSIARRNFNDKGVLVPTHGDYPLETRLVAQEYKVPFIDLEYYTELLEQSYGPERSKELHLHYKAGENPYYDKDKADDTHLSLKGATVIAQIVIDKIKLLQDSSIDKLQKRIK comes from the coding sequence ATGAAAAAATATATACTATTAACGTTTTTAATAACCACATTTTGTTTTGCTCAAAAAACAGCAGTTTATTGTATTGGAGATTCTACAATGGCTAATAAAAAAGATCCTGAACGTAATCCAGAACATGGATGGGCGCAGGTATTACAGCAATTTTTCAATGATAATATAGTTGTTATAAATAAGGCTGTAAACGGCAGAAGTACTAAAAGTTTTATCAATGAAAAACGCTGGGATTCTATTTATAAAAAATTGAAAAAGGGAGATTACGTTTTAATAGAATTTGGACATAATGACGAAAAAATAGAAGATTCTCTCCGTTACACAAATCCTCATACAAGTTACCGTTATAATCTAATTCGATTTGTGCAGGAAAGCAGAGAAAAGGGAGCTATACCAATTTTATTAACTTCAATTGCCAGACGTAATTTTAATGATAAAGGTGTATTGGTTCCAACTCATGGAGACTATCCATTAGAAACAAGATTAGTGGCGCAGGAATATAAAGTACCATTTATTGATTTGGAGTATTATACAGAATTGCTAGAACAGTCTTATGGGCCTGAAAGATCGAAAGAACTTCATTTACATTATAAAGCAGGTGAGAACCCTTATTACGATAAGGATAAGGCAGATGATACACATCTTTCTTTAAAAGGTGCTACTGTAATAGCGCAGATTGTGATAGATAAAATTAAACTCTTACAAGATTCTTCAATAGATAAACTTCAAAAGAGAATTAAATAG
- a CDS encoding glycoside hydrolase family 28 protein, which yields MNSKYLFLLFFTWVSFSQNSDFPSERVDSIVKRIQLPVIPSYQINVLKLGAKGDSITDNKKVFDKAMALCKKNNGGTIIVPKGIYKINGPIHFVSNVNLKIEKGAKIKFSDNPKDYLPMVLTSWEGTMLYNYSPLLYANGCINISLTGEGTIDGEGGKIWKTFKAKEGEGKNRSREMNHNSTPISERKFGEGYFLRPQMIQFLNCKNILVENISIENSPFWCLHLLKSESITIRGISYKSLNHNNDGIDPEYAKDVLIENVNFDNGDDNVAIKAGRDHEGRANAATPSENIVIRNCNFKGLHGVVVGSEMSAGVRNVFVENCKTAGYLKRGIYLKTNADRGGYIKDVFVRNIKLDEVEDCLYITANYHGEGKGFQSDISNVHFSDITCNKAAESGIVIQGFPDKKIRNISLKNIEIKSAKNALSNENAENVLMTDVFIGQRAGVPSAVSKN from the coding sequence ATGAATTCTAAATACTTATTTCTCCTATTTTTTACCTGGGTTTCTTTTTCCCAAAACAGTGATTTCCCTTCAGAAAGAGTAGATTCTATAGTGAAAAGAATTCAGCTGCCCGTTATTCCTTCTTATCAGATAAATGTATTGAAACTTGGTGCAAAAGGCGATTCAATTACGGATAACAAAAAAGTTTTTGATAAAGCCATGGCTTTGTGTAAAAAAAATAACGGTGGGACAATTATTGTTCCTAAAGGAATTTATAAGATCAACGGCCCAATTCATTTTGTCAGCAATGTAAATTTAAAAATTGAGAAAGGCGCAAAAATTAAATTCAGTGATAATCCAAAGGACTATCTGCCAATGGTTTTAACAAGCTGGGAAGGAACAATGCTCTACAATTACAGTCCTTTACTATATGCGAATGGTTGTATCAATATTTCGCTTACAGGAGAAGGGACAATTGATGGTGAAGGCGGTAAAATATGGAAAACGTTTAAAGCAAAAGAAGGCGAAGGCAAAAACCGCAGCCGTGAAATGAATCATAATAGTACTCCAATTTCAGAAAGAAAATTTGGTGAAGGTTATTTTTTAAGACCGCAAATGATTCAGTTTTTGAATTGCAAGAATATTTTAGTCGAGAATATTAGCATTGAAAACTCACCATTTTGGTGTCTGCATCTTTTAAAATCAGAAAGCATTACGATTAGAGGAATCAGTTATAAATCATTGAATCATAATAATGACGGAATCGATCCAGAATATGCAAAAGATGTTTTAATTGAAAATGTGAACTTTGATAATGGTGATGATAATGTTGCCATAAAAGCGGGACGAGATCATGAAGGAAGGGCCAATGCAGCAACACCAAGTGAAAATATTGTAATTAGAAATTGTAATTTCAAAGGACTGCATGGTGTAGTTGTTGGCAGCGAAATGTCGGCTGGTGTTCGCAATGTTTTTGTTGAAAATTGTAAAACAGCAGGTTATCTTAAAAGAGGAATTTATCTGAAAACCAATGCAGACAGGGGAGGTTATATTAAAGATGTTTTTGTGAGAAATATAAAACTCGATGAAGTAGAAGACTGTCTTTACATTACAGCCAATTATCACGGAGAAGGTAAAGGCTTTCAATCAGATATATCCAATGTACATTTTTCTGATATTACCTGTAACAAAGCTGCAGAGTCGGGAATTGTAATTCAGGGTTTTCCAGATAAAAAAATTAGGAACATATCTTTAAAAAATATTGAAATCAAATCGGCAAAAAATGCGTTGTCAAACGAGAATGCAGAAAATGTTCTAATGACAGATGTTTTTATTGGGCAAAGAGCTGGTGTGCCTTCGGCGGTTTCAAAAAATTAG
- the pelA gene encoding pectate lyase has translation MMQLKKQILFFLCLCSVAVNSQNTYKNWSEIIRKSDAAWFASADAKRIAENVLLYQRDIGGWPKNIQMQQELTEKQKKDLLALKKTAVETTTDNGATCQEMLFMSKMYAQVKDERYKESFLKGLNYLLEAQYENGGWPQFYPLKKGYYTHITYNDDSMVNILNVIKSVADETNYYSIKPSKEVVEKCKKAFDKGIDCILKTQYKQNGVLTAWCAQHDEITLAPANARAFELASLSGYESAKIVLLLMSLEKPSAEVVTAVKSAVAWFEKTKITNLEEKRVVNDAGKVVDKKMIPAVNAGPIWARFMDLETNEPFFCDRDGIKKKSIDHIGAERRNGYSWYSDAPKEVLKRFPDWAVKNGTKVSASEKKNVTLITVAQDGSGDFTKIQDAVYACPAFPYEKVTIYVKNGTYNEKVRIPEWNTNVILKGESKENTIITFDDNFSKISLGRNSTFYTYTVLVEGDDFSASNLTIKNTSGERGQAIALSVVANRVKISNCNLLGNQDTLYLSGKDAKQYFKDCYIEGTTDFIFGGATALFENCIIHSIKSSYITAASTPEGTDFGFVFKNCKLTANPEAKDVYLGRPWRIYAKTVFINCEMGKQIKAEGWENWAKPEAEKKAFYAEYNCKGEGFQPSKRVKWSHQLSKKEADQYSIENILKDKILNWYLR, from the coding sequence ATGATGCAGTTAAAAAAACAAATACTATTTTTTTTATGTCTTTGCAGTGTTGCTGTAAATTCTCAGAATACTTATAAAAACTGGTCTGAAATTATTCGTAAGAGTGATGCAGCTTGGTTTGCTTCGGCGGATGCCAAAAGAATAGCAGAAAACGTTCTACTGTACCAAAGAGATATTGGTGGCTGGCCAAAAAACATTCAGATGCAGCAGGAACTCACAGAGAAGCAAAAGAAAGATTTACTTGCATTAAAAAAAACAGCCGTAGAAACCACTACAGACAATGGAGCAACTTGCCAGGAAATGCTTTTTATGTCAAAAATGTATGCTCAGGTAAAAGACGAACGTTATAAGGAGTCTTTCTTAAAAGGATTAAATTATTTGCTAGAAGCCCAATATGAAAATGGAGGCTGGCCTCAATTTTATCCCTTAAAAAAAGGATATTATACGCATATTACCTACAATGATGATTCGATGGTTAATATTCTAAATGTAATAAAATCGGTGGCTGATGAAACCAATTATTACAGTATTAAACCTTCAAAAGAAGTTGTTGAAAAATGCAAAAAAGCATTTGATAAAGGAATCGACTGTATCTTAAAAACACAATACAAACAAAATGGAGTTTTAACAGCATGGTGCGCTCAGCATGACGAAATTACTTTAGCCCCAGCAAATGCAAGAGCTTTTGAATTGGCTTCTTTAAGCGGTTATGAATCGGCAAAAATTGTATTGCTTTTAATGTCTTTAGAAAAGCCGTCAGCAGAAGTTGTGACTGCTGTAAAAAGTGCTGTTGCTTGGTTTGAAAAAACTAAAATTACCAATTTAGAAGAAAAAAGAGTTGTAAACGATGCAGGGAAAGTAGTAGATAAAAAGATGATTCCTGCTGTAAATGCTGGGCCTATTTGGGCAAGATTTATGGATTTGGAAACCAATGAACCTTTCTTTTGTGATCGTGACGGAATAAAAAAGAAGTCGATTGATCATATTGGAGCAGAAAGACGAAACGGTTATTCATGGTATTCTGATGCGCCAAAAGAAGTTTTAAAAAGATTTCCAGATTGGGCAGTAAAAAACGGGACAAAAGTTTCGGCTTCAGAAAAGAAAAATGTCACCCTAATTACTGTTGCACAAGATGGTTCTGGAGATTTTACAAAAATTCAGGATGCAGTATATGCGTGTCCAGCGTTCCCTTATGAAAAAGTTACTATTTATGTAAAAAATGGAACTTACAACGAAAAAGTCCGTATACCAGAATGGAACACGAATGTAATTTTAAAAGGCGAAAGCAAAGAAAATACAATCATTACTTTTGATGATAACTTTTCTAAAATTAGTTTAGGTCGAAACAGCACCTTTTATACGTATACAGTTTTAGTTGAAGGAGACGATTTTTCGGCATCCAATTTAACGATTAAAAATACTTCAGGAGAACGTGGTCAGGCTATTGCATTGTCTGTTGTGGCAAATCGAGTTAAAATTTCAAATTGTAACCTTTTAGGAAATCAAGACACTTTGTATTTATCAGGAAAAGACGCAAAGCAGTATTTTAAAGATTGTTATATAGAAGGAACAACCGATTTTATTTTTGGAGGTGCCACAGCTTTATTTGAAAATTGTATTATACACAGTATTAAAAGTTCATACATAACTGCTGCTTCAACTCCAGAAGGAACTGATTTTGGTTTCGTTTTCAAAAATTGCAAACTAACGGCAAATCCTGAGGCGAAAGATGTTTACCTGGGAAGACCATGGCGTATTTATGCCAAAACGGTTTTTATTAATTGTGAAATGGGTAAACAAATTAAAGCAGAAGGATGGGAAAATTGGGCAAAACCAGAAGCAGAAAAAAAGGCCTTTTATGCAGAATACAATTGTAAAGGTGAAGGTTTTCAACCGTCGAAAAGAGTGAAATGGTCGCATCAACTTTCTAAAAAAGAAGCAGATCAGTATTCAATAGAAAATATTCTAAAAGACAAGATCTTGAATTGGTATTTGAGGTAG
- a CDS encoding glycoside hydrolase 43 family protein, whose product MKNIKIITFLLIVFSLQKNSAQVWVPDNGDGTYTNPIIHADYSDPDVVRAGDDYYMTASSFNCNPGLPILHSKDLVNWKIVGYALTKQPPFETYNKVQHGNGVWAPSITYHNNEFYIYYPDPDFGIYMIKAKKAEGPWSEPLLVKAGTGLIDPSPLWDNDGKAYLVHAFAGSRAQIKSLLVVCTMNWEGTIVNNDEVMVIDGHAGEETIEGPKFYKRNNYYYIFAPAGGVPTGWQTVLRSKNVFGPYEKKKVLEQGSTTINGPHQGAWVTTPTGEDWFFHFQDKGAYGRIVHLQPMKWINDWPVMGEDFDKNGIGEPVTTYKKPNVGKKYPIEIPATSDEFNEPKLGLQWQWQANKQINWGFPTSLGYFNLFCNTTTTNIFNAPNLLLQKFPAEEFTATTKLTFNARLNGESTGLIIMGLDYSYLCFKNDNGKLYLNQKTGTFADSVSQTETKPISIESNTIYLKVKIKKGGICSFFYSLDDKNYQVIGNEFTAREGKWIGAKVGLFALGEEVKNDSGNVEVDWFRVTK is encoded by the coding sequence ATGAAAAATATAAAAATCATCACTTTTCTTCTTATAGTTTTTTCTTTACAGAAGAATAGTGCGCAAGTCTGGGTGCCTGATAATGGAGATGGAACTTATACAAATCCAATCATTCATGCCGATTATTCAGATCCAGATGTTGTTCGCGCAGGCGATGATTATTATATGACAGCTTCATCGTTTAACTGTAATCCCGGATTACCAATTTTACATTCTAAAGATTTGGTGAACTGGAAAATTGTTGGATATGCACTTACCAAACAGCCGCCCTTTGAAACATACAATAAAGTACAGCACGGAAATGGGGTTTGGGCGCCCAGCATTACTTATCACAATAATGAATTTTATATTTATTATCCAGATCCAGATTTTGGAATTTATATGATTAAAGCCAAAAAAGCAGAGGGACCTTGGTCTGAACCGCTTTTAGTAAAAGCCGGTACAGGATTAATAGATCCGAGTCCGCTTTGGGATAATGATGGTAAAGCTTATTTAGTTCATGCTTTTGCGGGAAGCCGTGCGCAGATTAAGAGTTTACTGGTAGTCTGCACCATGAATTGGGAAGGTACAATTGTGAATAATGACGAAGTAATGGTAATTGATGGACATGCAGGTGAAGAAACAATAGAAGGACCAAAATTTTACAAACGAAATAATTACTATTACATTTTTGCACCAGCTGGCGGTGTTCCTACAGGCTGGCAGACTGTTTTAAGATCTAAAAATGTTTTTGGACCTTATGAAAAGAAAAAGGTTCTGGAACAAGGATCGACAACTATAAACGGTCCGCATCAAGGCGCTTGGGTAACAACTCCAACAGGCGAAGATTGGTTTTTTCATTTTCAGGATAAGGGTGCTTACGGACGAATTGTTCATTTACAGCCAATGAAATGGATAAACGACTGGCCAGTTATGGGAGAAGATTTTGATAAAAACGGAATTGGAGAACCAGTTACCACTTATAAAAAGCCAAATGTAGGAAAGAAATATCCAATCGAAATTCCAGCAACTTCAGATGAGTTTAACGAGCCAAAATTAGGATTGCAATGGCAGTGGCAGGCCAATAAACAAATCAATTGGGGATTTCCAACAAGTTTGGGATACTTTAATTTGTTTTGCAATACCACGACGACAAACATTTTTAATGCTCCAAATTTATTACTGCAAAAATTTCCGGCAGAAGAATTTACAGCAACTACTAAACTAACTTTTAATGCTAGGTTAAATGGCGAATCTACAGGATTAATCATTATGGGATTGGATTACAGTTATCTCTGTTTTAAAAACGATAACGGAAAATTATATCTGAATCAGAAAACTGGAACTTTTGCTGATTCAGTCTCACAAACCGAAACAAAACCCATATCAATAGAAAGCAATACCATTTACCTTAAAGTAAAAATTAAAAAGGGTGGAATCTGCAGTTTCTTCTATAGTTTAGATGATAAAAATTATCAAGTTATAGGAAATGAATTTACAGCAAGAGAAGGAAAATGGATTGGCGCTAAAGTTGGTCTTTTTGCTTTAGGCGAAGAGGTGAAAAATGATTCTGGAAATGTTGAAGTAGATTGGTTTAGAGTAACGAAATAA
- a CDS encoding glycoside hydrolase family 88 protein — MKNTRKQSYLMSVLMICVMTFTSCKVTSQEPAKKDIVIGKNAKWSDKMALTLMKRHPEAYMLDDAKKPKWDYVHALVLHSIEELYKKNPDPRYKAYVRGYVDELVQADGTINTYEFDKYNIDLVLPGRLLFDVYESSKEDKYLKAMQLIRKQLTEQPRTQSGGFWHKQIYPNQMWLDGLYMGEPFYAEYTAKFENGKSFDDIAKQFELIQLHATDPKTGLLYHGWDESKQMPWADKQTGNSPNFWSRSLGWYVMALVDVLDYMPKDHPKQKELVKYLNNVSEALLKFQDKSGLWYQVTDKVDGKGNYLEASGSAMFSYAFAKGANKGYLPAKFKKSANKAFDGLTKVLIKKVDEDGGITLTNCCQVAGLGGTPYRDGSYEYYVNERKKDNDPKATGPFILAALELNR, encoded by the coding sequence ATGAAAAATACTAGAAAACAAAGTTATTTGATGTCGGTTTTAATGATCTGCGTTATGACATTTACAAGTTGTAAAGTAACTTCTCAAGAACCAGCAAAAAAAGATATTGTAATAGGAAAGAATGCGAAGTGGTCAGATAAAATGGCATTAACTTTAATGAAACGCCATCCAGAAGCATATATGCTGGACGATGCTAAAAAACCAAAATGGGATTATGTACATGCTTTAGTTTTACATTCTATCGAAGAATTATACAAAAAAAATCCAGATCCTAGATACAAAGCTTACGTAAGAGGTTACGTAGATGAGTTGGTTCAAGCTGATGGAACTATTAATACATACGAATTTGATAAATACAATATCGATTTGGTTTTGCCAGGGCGTTTGCTTTTTGATGTTTATGAGTCTTCAAAAGAAGATAAATACTTAAAAGCAATGCAGTTAATTCGTAAACAGCTTACAGAACAGCCAAGAACACAAAGCGGCGGATTCTGGCACAAACAAATTTATCCAAATCAAATGTGGTTAGATGGGTTGTATATGGGAGAGCCATTCTACGCAGAATATACAGCTAAATTTGAAAACGGAAAAAGCTTTGATGATATCGCCAAACAATTTGAATTAATTCAGCTTCACGCGACAGATCCAAAAACAGGATTGTTATACCACGGATGGGATGAAAGCAAGCAAATGCCTTGGGCAGATAAACAAACAGGAAATTCTCCAAATTTTTGGTCTAGATCATTAGGATGGTACGTAATGGCTTTGGTTGATGTTTTAGATTATATGCCAAAAGATCATCCAAAACAAAAAGAATTGGTGAAATATCTAAACAATGTTTCGGAAGCATTACTTAAATTTCAGGATAAATCTGGTTTGTGGTATCAAGTTACAGACAAAGTTGATGGAAAAGGAAATTATTTAGAGGCTTCTGGTTCGGCTATGTTTTCGTATGCTTTTGCGAAAGGAGCAAACAAAGGATATTTACCAGCTAAATTTAAAAAATCAGCCAATAAAGCTTTTGACGGATTAACTAAAGTTTTAATCAAAAAAGTAGATGAAGATGGCGGAATCACTTTAACAAACTGCTGCCAAGTTGCAGGTTTGGGAGGAACTCCATATCGTGATGGATCTTACGAATATTATGTAAACGAAAGAAAAAAAGACAACGATCCTAAAGCTACAGGACCTTTTATTTTAGCAGCTTTGGAGTTGAATCGATAA
- a CDS encoding glycoside hydrolase family 88 protein, which translates to MHKSLSKKITIKTVIILLLIFGGKTIAQNQNDSEKAVVPYDLKWSERTAITILNKYPQAWQLDGNEKPKWDYKMGFVLSGFEKLYQKTNDKKYLNYIKEYFDGMIDSTGNIKKYDIKEYNIDYLNPGKLLFNLYDITKDSRYLQIIGKLRNQLETQPRTASGGFWHKQIYPNQMWIDGLYMAEPFYTQFTVKYEKGKSLDDIAKQFELVHNHIVDKKTGLVYHAWDESKEIAWADKQTGTSPTIWGRGIGWYMVALVETLDYFPKSHPKYKVLVEYLNQISKNVNQYKSESGLWYQVADKPELFGNYVEPSASGMIIYAFAKGANKGYLPSSYKSTAKKSFDSFVKEFVKVDKKGEINILNVSSNVGLGGKPFRDGTNQYYLTAKPKENGAIGIGAFLLAAIELEK; encoded by the coding sequence ATGCATAAATCTCTTTCTAAAAAGATTACTATAAAAACCGTAATTATTTTACTGCTTATTTTCGGTGGGAAAACCATAGCTCAGAATCAAAACGATTCAGAAAAAGCTGTTGTTCCTTACGATTTAAAATGGTCCGAAAGAACTGCAATTACCATTTTAAACAAATATCCACAGGCGTGGCAGCTCGACGGAAACGAAAAACCAAAATGGGATTATAAAATGGGATTTGTATTGTCTGGTTTTGAGAAATTATATCAAAAAACAAACGACAAAAAGTATCTGAATTATATCAAAGAGTATTTTGATGGAATGATTGACAGCACTGGAAATATTAAAAAATACGATATCAAAGAATACAATATTGATTATTTAAATCCGGGAAAACTGCTTTTCAATTTATATGACATTACAAAAGATTCCCGCTATTTACAAATTATTGGGAAGCTGCGAAATCAGCTGGAAACACAGCCAAGAACAGCGAGCGGAGGATTTTGGCACAAGCAGATTTATCCAAACCAAATGTGGATTGATGGTTTGTATATGGCAGAACCTTTTTATACGCAGTTTACGGTTAAATATGAAAAGGGAAAAAGTTTAGACGACATCGCTAAACAATTTGAATTGGTTCATAATCATATTGTAGATAAAAAAACAGGTTTAGTTTATCATGCTTGGGATGAAAGTAAAGAAATTGCTTGGGCAGATAAACAAACAGGAACTTCGCCAACGATTTGGGGACGTGGAATAGGATGGTACATGGTTGCACTGGTTGAAACCTTAGATTATTTTCCGAAATCACATCCAAAGTATAAAGTTTTGGTAGAATATTTGAATCAGATTTCAAAGAATGTAAATCAGTACAAAAGTGAATCTGGATTATGGTATCAAGTAGCAGATAAACCAGAACTGTTTGGAAATTATGTTGAACCATCAGCTTCAGGAATGATTATTTATGCTTTTGCTAAGGGCGCTAATAAAGGCTATTTACCCAGCAGTTATAAATCGACAGCTAAAAAATCATTTGACAGTTTCGTAAAAGAATTTGTAAAAGTCGATAAAAAAGGAGAAATAAATATTCTGAATGTTTCTTCGAATGTAGGTTTAGGAGGAAAACCTTTTCGAGACGGAACCAACCAATATTACCTCACGGCAAAACCAAAAGAAAATGGCGCAATAGGCATAGGAGCATTTTTATTGGCCGCAATAGAATTAGAAAAATAA